The following are encoded together in the Bacteroidota bacterium genome:
- a CDS encoding cation transporter, translated as MKKDTYKILRMDCPAEEQLVRMKLEMDASIKKLEFDLPNRILTVYHEGETATITGNIAQINLNSSLIQSEEVFDLLEDGEQTSNKKLLWIVFAINSGFFLIEIVAGLLSRSMGLIADSLDMLADAIVYGMSLTVVTSTTVKKKRIARLSGIFQLCLAIFGLVEVVRRFLGVEGTPDYQTMILVSSFALAGNAASLYLLRKSKSNEAHMQASYIFTSNDVMANIGVMIAGLLVYFTQSMIPDLAIGTIVFLLVSKGAFRILAISR; from the coding sequence ATGAAAAAGGACACCTATAAAATCCTTAGAATGGATTGCCCGGCAGAAGAGCAATTGGTAAGGATGAAGTTGGAAATGGATGCTTCTATAAAAAAACTGGAATTTGACCTACCAAACAGAATACTTACCGTTTACCACGAAGGAGAAACAGCAACAATCACTGGAAATATTGCCCAAATAAACCTAAACTCGTCTCTTATTCAATCCGAAGAAGTGTTTGACTTGTTAGAAGATGGCGAACAAACCAGCAATAAAAAACTCTTGTGGATTGTGTTTGCTATCAACAGTGGCTTTTTCTTAATTGAAATAGTAGCGGGCTTACTTTCCCGTTCGATGGGTTTAATAGCCGATTCTTTGGATATGCTCGCCGACGCAATTGTTTACGGGATGAGTTTGACTGTAGTAACCAGTACGACAGTGAAAAAGAAAAGAATTGCAAGGCTAAGCGGAATATTCCAGTTGTGTTTGGCCATATTTGGTTTGGTTGAAGTAGTACGGCGATTTTTGGGAGTGGAAGGAACCCCCGATTACCAAACAATGATTTTAGTTTCCTCATTTGCTTTGGCGGGAAATGCAGCATCGCTTTACCTGCTGCGGAAGAGCAAAAGCAATGAAGCTCACATGCAGGCCAGCTATATCTTTACTTCCAACGATGTAATGGCAAATATTGGCGTAATGATAGCCGGGCTGTTGGTGTATTTTACACAATCAATGATTCCCGATTTAGCAATTGGCACTATTGTATTTTTGTTAGTATCAAAAGGAGCATTCAGGATACTTGCGATTTCACGATAA
- a CDS encoding PKD domain-containing protein, with the protein MKKISTLLLFVLGCMSAYSQVFNENFESYTANTYLGPASPVWTTWSGIEGGSEDVQVVTTNAASGTKSIYFNSPFGGGPNDVVLPFGGVNSSGRFKFTSKFFIPTGKEAYFNFQGGAFTGSVWALEFYFYGGGTFQAQGYATGNYPQNRWFELAIDINLDTDQWEIFIDNVSQGTFTNTNNVSYLDIFPANGGTEFWMDDISYCKNNACNPEISVLSVSVAPNPVCTHHPADVTVHLRNNSAFPAPQMDMAIDIGPDRIKHMLKLNNLAGGKDTTITIPGLFVSRVAGTNLTVKAINIQGDIVPANDTAFSTVTVNPSPSNAAISKGTPFTTTKPLTSGTSGDPDIVASGDQLSYEITPPTGFTNSSYNSTWNITGFTVKTNTGRTIASSYYTYSNPSGSTNGKTSFTPDTLLADSTVIISFKVRNISTGCDSTLTRYIYIAPRPKVGFTAPSVCDKDLVAFDNTTTIASGAVTYFWDFGDGTNSVAGQPSKTFAGPGSYTVKLVVTSLYGYKDSVTKTVNVFQIPVANFGFVNACEGTAVTMTDNSTLPSGAAVHEWDFGTSPASSATGASINKLYSTPGIYLVTLKVTVNGCTSTIAKHVTQAPRAIPDFNFTPVQCDNSDVDFTNASTAPSFGSASYLWKFGDGKSATEIDPSHTYNSYQTFNVTLISNTNLGCADSVTKSVTLRETPVSNFSMSTSTCTNQPINFTNTTTVPAGHLNTYEWEFGDGNNSNGSDPTHQYASPNTYEIVLKSSSSNGCSSEHKSTVTIKLRPAADFIAATVCEGLPTLFDNNSRTDDNEPLTYKWLFGNGDSSTDVKPSIVYSADGSYTATLTAVHPNGCTDTKTASVIVHNVPTVSINSTSANTGNGGYSFATNTAGTGYTYYWQFGDGSTSADQNPKYRFPIDGRYIVHLTVTTGDGCVANGVDTVWINVLGVENTSNKGAVGVYPNPSSGKFFVDYSNADVTAIQGITVTDVLGRVVATQPAQTVSGITEIDLSAQPTGIYYLNISTLTGVQTVKLTVSK; encoded by the coding sequence ATGAAAAAAATATCTACTCTCTTATTATTTGTATTGGGATGCATGAGTGCATATTCCCAAGTATTCAATGAAAATTTCGAATCCTACACCGCAAACACGTATCTAGGCCCTGCCTCCCCAGTTTGGACAACATGGAGCGGTATTGAGGGCGGTTCTGAAGATGTTCAGGTGGTTACCACCAATGCTGCCAGCGGCACAAAATCTATTTATTTCAACTCACCGTTTGGCGGGGGCCCTAACGATGTAGTATTACCTTTTGGCGGCGTAAATAGCAGCGGTCGTTTTAAATTTACTTCTAAATTTTTTATCCCAACCGGAAAGGAAGCCTACTTTAATTTTCAGGGCGGAGCCTTTACCGGTTCAGTATGGGCTCTTGAGTTCTATTTTTATGGTGGCGGTACTTTTCAGGCACAGGGCTATGCTACCGGAAACTACCCGCAAAACCGTTGGTTTGAATTGGCCATAGATATAAACCTTGATACTGACCAATGGGAAATATTTATTGATAACGTTTCGCAAGGAACTTTTACTAATACAAACAACGTATCATACCTTGATATATTCCCTGCAAACGGCGGTACAGAATTTTGGATGGACGATATCAGCTATTGTAAAAACAACGCTTGTAACCCTGAAATTTCAGTATTGAGCGTTTCAGTAGCTCCCAACCCTGTTTGTACTCACCACCCTGCCGATGTTACCGTTCACTTGAGAAATAATAGTGCATTCCCTGCACCTCAAATGGATATGGCAATTGATATCGGTCCTGACAGGATTAAACACATGTTGAAACTTAACAACCTTGCAGGTGGTAAAGACACTACAATTACTATCCCCGGTTTGTTTGTTTCACGCGTTGCGGGAACCAATCTTACTGTAAAGGCAATCAATATCCAAGGTGACATTGTTCCGGCTAACGATACTGCCTTTTCAACAGTTACGGTTAATCCTTCGCCATCAAACGCTGCAATTAGTAAGGGAACTCCGTTTACAACCACAAAGCCACTTACTTCAGGCACTAGCGGCGACCCTGATATTGTTGCTTCGGGCGACCAGTTAAGTTATGAAATCACCCCTCCAACAGGTTTCACCAATAGTTCTTACAACTCTACCTGGAACATTACCGGATTTACAGTTAAAACTAATACAGGAAGAACAATAGCAAGCTCGTATTATACATACTCTAATCCATCGGGTTCAACTAACGGAAAGACCTCTTTTACTCCTGATACTTTGCTAGCTGATAGCACTGTAATTATATCGTTTAAGGTTCGTAACATCTCTACCGGTTGTGATTCAACTCTTACAAGGTATATCTACATAGCTCCAAGACCTAAAGTTGGCTTTACTGCCCCTAGCGTGTGCGACAAAGATTTGGTAGCTTTTGACAACACTACTACAATTGCCAGCGGTGCAGTAACTTACTTCTGGGATTTTGGTGACGGTACAAACTCAGTAGCCGGCCAACCTTCAAAAACATTTGCAGGCCCCGGCAGCTATACTGTAAAACTGGTTGTTACATCACTATATGGATATAAAGACAGTGTTACAAAAACTGTTAACGTCTTCCAAATACCTGTTGCAAACTTTGGTTTTGTAAATGCTTGCGAAGGCACTGCAGTTACAATGACTGATAACTCAACGCTACCTTCAGGTGCAGCTGTACACGAATGGGATTTTGGAACAAGCCCAGCCAGCTCTGCCACAGGTGCATCAATTAACAAACTATACAGCACCCCCGGTATTTACCTAGTAACATTAAAAGTTACCGTTAATGGTTGTACTTCAACCATTGCTAAACACGTAACCCAAGCCCCACGTGCAATACCTGATTTTAACTTCACTCCTGTTCAGTGCGATAACAGTGATGTTGACTTCACAAACGCTTCAACTGCACCGTCGTTTGGTTCTGCCAGCTACTTATGGAAGTTTGGTGACGGTAAAAGTGCTACCGAAATTGACCCAAGCCATACTTACAACAGCTACCAAACTTTTAACGTAACCCTTATTTCGAACACTAACTTAGGTTGTGCGGATAGCGTGACTAAATCAGTTACTTTACGTGAAACCCCGGTTTCTAACTTCAGCATGTCAACCTCAACATGTACCAACCAACCTATTAACTTTACCAACACGACTACTGTACCTGCAGGACACTTGAATACCTATGAGTGGGAATTTGGTGATGGCAATAATTCAAACGGTAGTGACCCTACCCACCAATATGCCAGCCCTAACACTTATGAGATTGTTCTAAAATCTTCAAGCTCAAATGGATGTAGCAGTGAACACAAGTCTACTGTAACCATTAAACTAAGGCCGGCTGCCGACTTTATCGCAGCAACTGTTTGCGAAGGACTACCAACTTTGTTTGATAACAACTCTCGTACTGATGACAACGAACCTCTAACCTATAAATGGTTGTTTGGCAACGGTGATTCATCAACAGATGTTAAACCTTCGATAGTTTATTCAGCTGACGGTTCATATACAGCTACATTAACGGCAGTGCACCCTAACGGATGTACTGATACAAAAACTGCTTCGGTAATTGTACACAATGTGCCTACAGTTTCTATCAACTCTACTTCGGCTAACACAGGTAACGGCGGATACAGCTTTGCAACCAACACAGCCGGTACAGGTTATACCTACTACTGGCAGTTTGGAGACGGTTCAACATCGGCCGACCAAAACCCCAAATACAGGTTCCCTATTGATGGCCGTTACATCGTACACCTTACTGTAACTACAGGCGACGGTTGCGTTGCCAACGGTGTTGATACTGTTTGGATTAATGTTTTGGGTGTTGAAAATACCTCAAACAAAGGTGCTGTGGGTGTTTACCCCAACCCTTCAAGCGGTAAATTCTTTGTTGATTACAGCAATGCTGATGTGACTGCAATACAAGGCATCACTGTAACTGATGTATTGGGTCGCGTTGTAGCAACTCAACCTGCACAAACTGTTTCAGGTATTACTGAAATTGATTTGAGCGCACAACCCACCGGTATTTATTACTTAAACATTAGCACTCTTACCGGTGTACAAACTGTGAAACTAACCGTGAGCAAGTAA
- a CDS encoding TonB-dependent receptor: protein MRKIILPLLAIISSTMAWGQNTFKAILKDSESKEPLLGAIAIVKGTTNGAISGVNGLIEIKNIPDGQQIILFKYIGYQERFDTFSFPLQQAIAIEILLTEDIEETEEVVISSTRSSRSIEDIPTRVEFIAGEELEEKANMKPGDIRMVLSESTGIQTQQTSATSANAAIRIQGLDGRYTQILKDGFPLYFGASSGLGLLQIPPLDLKQVEVIKGSASTLYGGGAIAGLVNLISKTPQKEREIKFHLNGTSGKGLDLNGFYSQRANKIGTTIFAAHNRNWAYDPANIDLSAIPKFERYTFNPKLFLYPSEKTTIVLGVNTTLEDRIGGDIHYINGKGDSTHSYFEKNTTQRFSTQFSAEHKLGDSSHIIVKNSISYFNRILSTPGYTFNGTQYATFSEVNYEHNAEKMEWIVGINLWTDKFTEKQLDTLAVRDYNQTTLGVFVQNIWKATQRLNIETGFRTDYVIDYGFALLPRISALYKINKKLSSRVGGGLGYKTPTIFTEESERIQYRGVLGISPTANRLETSYGTNWDFNYKTAFADGQVLFTLNHLFFYTYLNHPLILTPQANGTYQFVNINGFVDTKGTETNIKIGYKDFKLFLGYTYTDAKIHSNGTVSDNPLTAKHRINSVLMYEADEKWKVGLEAYYFSKQKLSDGTIGRQYVMCGFMVERLWEKFSLYINFENFLDARQTRFDTIYTGTVTRPIFREIYAPLEGFIINGGLKIRL from the coding sequence TAATGGTGCCATTTCCGGTGTAAACGGTTTGATCGAAATCAAGAACATACCCGATGGACAGCAAATAATCCTTTTCAAGTATATAGGCTACCAGGAAAGGTTTGATACCTTCAGCTTCCCGTTGCAACAAGCTATTGCTATAGAAATCCTTTTAACAGAAGATATAGAGGAAACGGAAGAAGTAGTTATCAGTTCTACCCGAAGCTCACGAAGTATAGAAGACATACCCACAAGAGTAGAATTTATAGCAGGCGAGGAATTAGAGGAGAAAGCCAACATGAAGCCCGGCGATATAAGAATGGTACTGAGTGAAAGCACAGGCATACAAACCCAGCAAACATCTGCCACTTCTGCTAACGCAGCCATACGCATACAGGGGTTGGACGGGCGGTATACCCAAATCCTTAAAGATGGTTTTCCTCTCTATTTCGGTGCATCCAGTGGTTTAGGCCTTTTACAGATACCCCCATTGGATTTAAAACAAGTAGAAGTAATTAAAGGCTCAGCATCAACGTTGTATGGCGGGGGGGCAATTGCAGGATTGGTAAACCTGATTTCAAAAACTCCTCAAAAAGAAAGGGAAATAAAGTTCCATCTCAACGGTACAAGCGGTAAAGGATTAGACCTGAACGGCTTTTATTCCCAACGAGCTAACAAAATCGGAACTACCATTTTTGCCGCGCATAACCGCAACTGGGCATACGACCCGGCCAATATCGACCTTTCAGCAATTCCCAAATTTGAACGGTACACCTTTAATCCAAAGCTATTTTTATACCCTTCTGAAAAAACAACGATTGTATTAGGTGTGAATACTACCCTTGAAGACCGTATAGGTGGCGATATTCACTATATAAATGGCAAAGGGGATAGTACCCATAGCTATTTTGAAAAGAATACAACACAAAGGTTCAGCACACAGTTTTCTGCTGAACATAAGCTGGGGGATAGCAGCCATATCATTGTTAAGAACAGTATTAGCTATTTTAACCGTATTTTAAGCACACCAGGATATACTTTTAACGGCACACAATACGCCACTTTCAGCGAAGTGAATTATGAACACAATGCGGAAAAAATGGAATGGATAGTAGGCATAAACCTATGGACAGACAAGTTTACCGAAAAACAGTTGGATACACTTGCAGTAAGGGATTATAACCAAACTACTTTAGGGGTGTTTGTACAGAACATCTGGAAAGCCACACAAAGGCTAAACATAGAAACAGGGTTTAGGACGGATTATGTAATTGATTACGGGTTTGCCCTTCTTCCCCGCATTTCAGCTTTGTATAAAATCAATAAGAAATTGTCCTCGCGTGTAGGTGGGGGATTGGGGTATAAAACTCCCACAATTTTTACCGAAGAAAGCGAGCGCATACAATACCGGGGAGTGTTGGGCATAAGCCCTACAGCCAACAGGCTGGAAACAAGTTACGGCACTAATTGGGATTTTAACTACAAAACAGCCTTTGCTGATGGCCAAGTGTTATTCACCCTTAACCATTTGTTTTTTTATACCTATCTGAACCACCCGCTTATACTTACACCGCAGGCAAACGGCACCTACCAGTTCGTAAATATTAATGGTTTTGTAGACACCAAAGGGACAGAAACCAATATTAAAATTGGCTACAAAGATTTTAAGCTGTTTTTGGGGTATACATATACCGATGCAAAAATTCACAGCAACGGGACGGTTTCCGATAATCCTTTGACAGCCAAACACCGTATCAATTCTGTATTGATGTATGAAGCCGATGAGAAGTGGAAAGTAGGGCTTGAAGCCTATTATTTCAGCAAACAAAAACTAAGTGACGGCACAATAGGAAGGCAGTATGTAATGTGCGGTTTTATGGTAGAAAGGCTGTGGGAAAAGTTCTCGCTGTACATCAACTTTGAGAACTTTTTGGATGCCCGGCAGACAAGGTTTGATACTATCTATACAGGCACTGTTACCCGGCCTATTTTCAGGGAAATATATGCCCCGTTGGAAGGGTTTATTATTAATGGCGGATTAAAAATACGGTTGTAG